One Alkaliphilus sp. B6464 genomic window carries:
- a CDS encoding DUF5693 family protein, whose protein sequence is MIKKNKIFLIIVLSIAVLATTIFQRMTIESNNKVIDVVLDYAEMNELASQSDNELKWWFSNFKDFGIKYVGLHEETLTSLVHDNKDVNIIMGWELLQNNTTKETYLSNLEKNSKEYEISKYDVLITTESEETFNFINDGLASRYDKELFEVLSNEDKYTILLKGTIYDMVYLQNQSLSDVNGKGVAIKRNPYTSKLVNLGLGFDPEKIELIKASGLEVLPRPSNYSQWTTDKYIDTLFKDYEDFNMIPPVFIFTGDAMLGYPDYNHIVSEYMQNNNIKVGLIESSVQRGHMDQKVVEDLAKGLEYNAVRIFSMPDYIQERFKFYNYEGAEEIENTLYRAVTERNIRLIYFKPFKESTRLYVTDFEEYEKMFNRFEDRIAAHDMTIGRSSVIAPNRVRIAKQALIGWGVVAAGILLLSTLFNMSKKIKYTLLAMGMLLVPAAYVVKPLLIEKMMALSAAIIFPSLAMAWVCRECKKHFNSNDKKYSLLNTIIIASKDLIIATAISLLGGFFVAGILSNTDFLLEMDIFRGVKIGQMLPIVIYGATYIAYFGYKNKNQVKNRPSLKLEDIKTLLFEDVKIIYVLLSAILLVVGYIYIARTGHETNIQPSTFELIARNIFEENLLARPRIKEFLMGFPALMVAIYFARNKYNFFAFSAGLVAVIGQTSVPNTFSHLRTPIYLSLTRTAYSLGFGIVLGAVYIIIIEICLKGLNLLMTGAEKGRN, encoded by the coding sequence AAAAAGAATAAAATCTTTTTAATTATTGTACTAAGTATAGCAGTATTAGCTACAACAATATTTCAGAGAATGACTATAGAATCCAACAACAAAGTAATAGATGTAGTGCTCGATTATGCAGAGATGAATGAATTGGCATCGCAGTCAGATAATGAATTAAAGTGGTGGTTTAGCAACTTTAAAGATTTCGGAATCAAATATGTAGGACTACACGAGGAAACTCTCACTTCATTGGTTCATGATAATAAGGATGTAAATATTATTATGGGCTGGGAATTATTACAGAATAATACAACAAAGGAAACATATTTAAGTAATTTGGAGAAAAATTCTAAAGAGTATGAAATTAGTAAATATGATGTTTTAATAACTACTGAGTCGGAAGAAACTTTTAATTTTATAAATGATGGATTAGCTAGTCGATACGATAAAGAATTATTTGAAGTTTTATCTAATGAAGATAAATACACTATATTGCTTAAAGGTACTATTTATGACATGGTCTATCTTCAAAATCAATCTCTATCAGATGTCAATGGTAAAGGAGTTGCTATAAAGCGAAATCCATATACTTCAAAGCTAGTAAATTTAGGCTTAGGATTTGATCCTGAAAAAATAGAACTTATTAAAGCAAGCGGATTAGAAGTACTACCAAGACCTTCAAACTACAGTCAATGGACAACAGACAAATATATCGATACATTATTTAAGGATTATGAAGATTTTAATATGATTCCACCTGTATTTATATTTACTGGAGATGCAATGCTGGGATATCCCGATTACAATCATATAGTATCAGAGTATATGCAGAATAATAATATAAAAGTAGGCTTAATAGAATCATCAGTACAAAGAGGTCATATGGACCAAAAAGTAGTAGAAGATTTAGCCAAAGGTTTGGAATATAATGCAGTAAGAATTTTTTCCATGCCTGATTATATCCAAGAAAGATTTAAGTTCTACAATTATGAAGGTGCCGAGGAAATAGAAAACACTTTATATAGAGCAGTAACAGAGAGAAATATAAGATTAATTTATTTTAAACCATTTAAAGAAAGTACAAGATTATATGTAACTGACTTTGAAGAATATGAAAAAATGTTTAATAGATTTGAGGATAGAATAGCAGCTCATGATATGACTATTGGCAGAAGTAGTGTAATAGCTCCAAATCGTGTTCGCATAGCTAAGCAGGCTTTAATAGGCTGGGGAGTTGTTGCTGCTGGAATATTACTGCTATCTACTTTGTTTAATATGTCTAAAAAAATAAAATATACTTTATTAGCAATGGGTATGTTATTAGTGCCTGCTGCATACGTAGTAAAACCATTATTAATAGAGAAGATGATGGCCCTTTCAGCTGCCATTATATTCCCTTCATTAGCAATGGCGTGGGTATGTAGGGAATGCAAAAAGCACTTTAATAGTAATGACAAAAAGTATTCATTATTAAATACTATTATAATTGCGTCAAAGGATTTAATAATAGCAACAGCTATTTCATTACTTGGAGGATTTTTTGTTGCAGGAATTTTATCTAATACTGATTTTCTATTGGAAATGGATATATTTAGAGGTGTAAAGATTGGTCAAATGCTTCCAATAGTTATATATGGAGCCACTTATATAGCCTATTTTGGATATAAAAATAAAAATCAGGTTAAAAATAGACCTTCATTAAAACTAGAAGATATAAAAACTCTTTTATTTGAAGATGTAAAAATAATTTATGTTTTATTATCGGCAATACTATTAGTAGTGGGATATATATATATTGCCAGAACTGGACATGAAACAAATATCCAGCCGTCTACATTCGAGTTAATAGCAAGAAATATATTTGAGGAAAACTTATTAGCAAGACCTAGAATAAAGGAATTTTTAATGGGTTTCCCAGCTTTAATGGTAGCTATATATTTTGCTCGCAATAAATATAATTTCTTTGCATTTTCTGCAGGCTTAGTGGCTGTTATAGGACAAACTTCAGTTCCTAATACATTTAGCCATTTAAGAACTCCAATATATCTATCACTTACACGTACAGCCTATTCACTAGGATTCGGTATAGTTTTGGGAGCTGTATATATTATAATTATAGAAATATGTTTAAAAGGACTGAATTTATTAATGACCGGAGCTGAGAAAGGAAGAAATTAA